The Vigna radiata var. radiata cultivar VC1973A chromosome 6, Vradiata_ver6, whole genome shotgun sequence DNA segment GAATTTGATGGGTAGACTTGGGAACAAGGCTAGGTCGGCGATAGGGCAATGTGCTGCATGGATGAGACCTGATATTGTATATGTGAAGAAGCCGGTGTTCCAGTGTAGGTTTGAGCCTCAGGATGGCTTTTTCAAGCCATTAATTCAACAACTTAACCCTGAAACTGAACAGGATTTTCTTTTTGAGTTGGAAAACGATGATGGTAGTGTTGAGTTGTGTACTTACTATGGCGGGTTGTGTAAGATTGTGAAGGTGAATCAAAAGGCATTTGTCGATGATGTGGTGAATGCGTATGATAAGTTGAGTGATgagaaaaagtcaaaatgttTGGAGTTTCTGTTGAAAAACCATCCAGTGGAATTGTTACATCCATATACAAAGGAGTGGAAGGCTAAGTTGGAAGAGATGGAGCTGGGTTGTGATGCTCCTGATGAAGAGGATGATGCTGTTGATGATCCTGATGATACTGAGATTCTAGATTGGATTGAGGATGAAGGTAGTGATGACAATGctgatgatgaggaggaggaggaggaggaagaggagctgaatgatgatgatgattatgatgatgttGATCCCTATAAAAACCAAGATCTAGTGATGGACATGGAAGAAAGTGAAGACGGCAAATATGAGGCCATGGAAGAGGATGAGACTGACTTTAATTGGAACGAGGAGTTTGAAAAAGCATTAAGTAGCGGAGATGCAATGGAAAATCTGGCAAGGAAGGCTCTTGAAACCAATAGAAAGCTGACGAAGAAGCAACAAGTGATGAACAAAGTAGAGGAAGAGACAGCAGCCTCAGTAGATGGAGATGAAACTGCCTTGAGAGGAAAGCGAGCAAAGGTGAGTCCAGAAGAATGGAAGTATATTGGGATTGGAAGATGGAGAAAAAGGATTAAGAGAAGCAGAATTCCTCCAGAGCTATTTTTGCGAGCGGTTGTTAGACCTTTCACTTACAGAAATCTTGTAAAAGAGATTGTTTTAACTAGGCATGCAATCTTGGATGGTGAAATTGGTGCACAAGGTTAAGAAATTTTCCTTTTACCTGAAGGCCATATGTTGTGTACTTGTGTAGGAGTGATGCTGACTAGTCTTTAGATGGTTCAGCATTATTCAGTTTCCATCATGTTGTTCAAGTTGAGGAAATAGAATAGACAGAAATTTAGTGAGTTTTCTTTATGCTTATGTAGTTGCTGAAAAGGATGAAGTATACGTCTTACAGCATACAATATCAGTTTTGGACTACTTCAGAAACtacttctatttatttatactgGTGTTTCTGTGTATTGCTCCTCTATACTGCCACTGcttagttttgttgttgtttactGCCATCCCATTGAATTTGGAACAATGTCCTatctgtttattttattattttatatttctttttatttttagcttttcTTCACTTGGAAGgatctttatttatttgtttatttattatcattattattgttatcatgATCCTGGCTTAATCTAAAGAAGGAGGAAGGCTTGCTTCAGCTTTGTTTgtataatctattaaaattgGTCCATGAAtggtaaagatgttgattgatTAGTGCTGGATTTTGAATTGGATGGGCCTGTTTGGATAATCTATCAAAATTTGACCTTTTCTCTTTGGGCCATGATCTGGGCTTCAAAAGCCCCCATTACATCTCTGGCCCACAACCTTCCATTCCACTGAACAGTATGGTAGCAGATTCCAATGGTGTGAGTTGTAATTGGACCagaaaaaaggaaaacttaCCAATGATTAATCAACAACAGGCAGAGGTTGAGATGGAACCTCCACTTTGTGTTTGACAAGCTACCAGAATCTGATGCTCCCAAGTCCAAGCAAAGTTCATCAAATGTTTTTGTTGTGGGACGAATGGTTTTTcaactaatattattattattattattattattattattattattattattattattattattattattattattattattattattattctcccACTTCCTCATTCCTTACAAACATTATTGTTCCTTGTGGATAGAATATTTAGGTAATCACCAAAAGTGGAACACTCATGGTCAATCTCATCAACAAAAGCCACACAAGTTTTGAACGCGTGTTAACTTACTTTTCGAATATAATCATATCTAATACTTTCCCACTCTTCATAATTTTCCTTTACATTTTCaagattttcaaatgaaaacatATAAATCCTCATGTTTGGTAGAGATTATCACAGAAATTGTCAAAAAGTAAATTTTCcctttcaaaaatatttgatgTAGATTTTGGCTATATAgtttaatctatatatatacttaatCACTTTCGATACTTGtttatattaaatgattttaatttaaatcatgaaGAACAAGTTGAAACTCACACGGGGTTTATTGCAATGTCGCTATGATATgtatacataattaatttatagactTTGACACAAGTATATaaataacacacacacacgacACTTTCACCGTCAATAAATTGTGCATCACAACTTCGtataaaatatctgaaaaataATTAACGATAAGGTCATCTATgactaatatattaatttagttttggtaTGGTTTTAACCAAGGAAAATGCATTCTATATGGCTGTTGCAAATTATCCAACCTAATTGAATCACTCAACTAAGCCCatgaaaatgtaattaagttgaATGAATAATTGCAAATTGAATGCAACTTGTTTATATACCTTATGTCAAGGGAAGTTTCCTTAAAAAAGAAATCTTACTAAAGCATGAAGTAATTGCATTTTATGTTGGTCCACCCCTTTTTGCAATTTC contains these protein-coding regions:
- the LOC106765313 gene encoding uncharacterized protein LOC106765313 gives rise to the protein MDLRHFRSEFLPTTLNPSSTYLQLSPLRRFYKTPNLKFQSKRHFAVVSFSQTPKPVRRELRCYAGRSKKSGGDGSSGGRIEGAAELRSRWRRINSARTKKYAESLFYRLKNPHGGGNYPDNFTEDELQQIGLGYDRMVRFMDKDDPNLRHPYDWYKYGQYGPYSWRGVVVGDPVRGGITDECVTLISEVKDHEEWEKIEQAEMAEDYGEKVKQLDQSKLRYFWVFVRHPRWRLSERPWEQWTLVCEVVLEAGKQRLDKWNLMGRLGNKARSAIGQCAAWMRPDIVYVKKPVFQCRFEPQDGFFKPLIQQLNPETEQDFLFELENDDGSVELCTYYGGLCKIVKVNQKAFVDDVVNAYDKLSDEKKSKCLEFLLKNHPVELLHPYTKEWKAKLEEMELGCDAPDEEDDAVDDPDDTEILDWIEDEGSDDNADDEEEEEEEEELNDDDDYDDVDPYKNQDLVMDMEESEDGKYEAMEEDETDFNWNEEFEKALSSGDAMENLARKALETNRKLTKKQQVMNKVEEETAASVDGDETALRGKRAKVSPEEWKYIGIGRWRKRIKRSRIPPELFLRAVVRPFTYRNLVKEIVLTRHAILDGEIGAQG